One stretch of Riemerella columbina DNA includes these proteins:
- a CDS encoding DUF3575 domain-containing protein, translating to MMKKNAQLLFLLGLMMMNAQTRDTLSAEQPHALYIKGNALTLPVLVFNFGLEYQLSPKWSLQGDAFASPWKSVNDKHYQIYMGHLEGRYYFKTALKGWYVGLNAGFGLFDLTKWNYLHTNKFQRGYNYMLGATVGFQYQWKDRWNLDVFLGGGNSQGFYHGYEPSEEPPYFMKRYEHHPKNWNRSGEWLLYRGGIMISYKIQ from the coding sequence ATGATGAAAAAGAACGCTCAGCTCCTGTTTTTGCTTGGTTTGATGATGATGAATGCGCAAACTCGAGATACGCTATCAGCGGAACAGCCCCACGCCCTTTATATTAAAGGTAACGCGCTGACTTTGCCCGTGTTGGTGTTTAATTTTGGCTTGGAATATCAACTATCGCCGAAGTGGAGCCTGCAAGGTGATGCTTTTGCCTCGCCGTGGAAGTCTGTTAATGACAAGCATTATCAAATTTATATGGGGCATTTGGAGGGCAGGTATTATTTTAAAACAGCGCTAAAAGGCTGGTATGTGGGGCTTAATGCGGGTTTTGGGCTGTTTGATTTAACCAAATGGAATTATCTGCATACCAATAAATTTCAGCGGGGTTATAATTATATGTTGGGCGCTACGGTGGGCTTTCAGTACCAATGGAAAGACCGCTGGAATTTGGATGTCTTCTTAGGAGGAGGTAACTCTCAAGGTTTTTATCACGGCTACGAGCCCTCGGAGGAGCCGCCCTATTTTATGAAGCGCTATGAGCATCATCCCAAAAATTGGAACCGCAGCGGCGAGTGGTTGCTCTACCGTGGCGGCATTATGATATCCTATAAAATACAATAA
- the rpoN gene encoding RNA polymerase factor sigma-54 → MLKQNLQLKLGQKLAPQQIQLMKLIQLHTLDFEKELERELEENPALEKAEEAETIEDEYAEIAELNDEDSESIETDFDVEEYLFDDEPSYKTAASNYSPDDEEYDQQSLLTEGQTIYDYLMEQIHLRRIAGEDLAIAEYIIGNLDNDGYLRREVRALVDDLAFSQGIYTTEAHVLDILLNRVQKLDPPGVGARDLQECLLLQIRFKLETNPDEYTELAEEILETQFEALTNKHYKKIMQRLSCSEEELKEALDEISHLSPRLGGNFDTQTITINQEIIPDFTIQVKDNQVIPLLNSKNAPQLRVSNEYRDILDTYSHDKESKEHKQAALFIKQKLDAAKWYIDAVTQRQNTLMQTISAIVKLQKDYFLTGDDKSLKPMILKDVADITGFDISTISRVVKSKYADTPNGIVLLKDLFSDSLTNEDGEEVSTKEIKTYLQEVVDNENKRKPYTDDALVKILKEKGYNIARRTIAKYRDQLDIPVARLRKEL, encoded by the coding sequence ATGCTAAAACAGAATTTACAACTTAAATTAGGGCAAAAACTCGCGCCGCAGCAGATCCAGTTGATGAAACTCATCCAGCTGCACACCCTTGATTTTGAAAAAGAATTGGAGCGTGAGTTAGAGGAAAATCCTGCCTTAGAAAAAGCCGAGGAAGCCGAAACCATAGAGGATGAATATGCCGAAATAGCAGAACTCAATGATGAAGATTCTGAAAGCATAGAAACCGATTTTGATGTAGAGGAATACCTCTTTGATGATGAGCCTTCCTATAAAACTGCAGCCAGCAACTACTCGCCAGATGACGAGGAGTACGACCAGCAGAGCCTCCTTACAGAAGGGCAAACCATCTACGATTATTTGATGGAACAAATCCACCTCAGACGCATTGCGGGGGAAGACCTTGCTATTGCAGAATATATCATCGGCAATCTGGATAACGATGGCTATCTCCGTCGAGAGGTTAGGGCGCTGGTGGATGATTTGGCGTTTTCACAAGGCATCTATACCACGGAAGCCCATGTACTGGATATTCTCCTCAACAGGGTTCAGAAGTTGGATCCGCCAGGGGTGGGCGCCAGAGATTTGCAGGAGTGTCTATTGTTGCAGATTCGTTTTAAGTTAGAAACCAACCCAGATGAATATACCGAACTGGCAGAGGAGATTTTAGAAACGCAGTTTGAAGCCCTTACCAATAAGCATTACAAAAAAATAATGCAGCGCCTGAGCTGTTCTGAGGAAGAGCTGAAAGAAGCTTTAGATGAAATCAGCCATCTTTCGCCGCGTTTGGGAGGTAATTTTGATACGCAGACCATCACCATCAATCAGGAGATTATCCCAGATTTCACCATTCAAGTGAAAGATAATCAGGTGATTCCGTTGTTGAATAGTAAAAATGCACCGCAACTGCGCGTGTCTAATGAATACCGCGATATTCTGGACACCTACTCCCATGATAAAGAATCTAAGGAGCATAAGCAAGCAGCGCTGTTCATCAAGCAGAAATTAGATGCCGCCAAGTGGTATATTGATGCGGTAACGCAGCGACAAAATACTTTGATGCAGACCATCTCTGCCATCGTCAAGTTGCAGAAAGATTATTTTTTAACGGGAGATGACAAATCCCTCAAACCGATGATTTTAAAGGATGTGGCAGACATCACAGGCTTTGATATTTCTACGATTTCAAGGGTGGTGAAGAGCAAATATGCGGATACACCTAATGGCATTGTGCTACTCAAAGATTTGTTTTCGGATAGCTTAACCAATGAAGATGGCGAGGAAGTTTCTACCAAAGAAATTAAAACTTACCTCCAAGAAGTGGTGGATAACGAAAACAAGCGCAAACCTTATACAGATGATGCCTTAGTGAAAATTTTAAAGGAAAAAGGCTACAACATAGCCCGCCGTACCATAGCCAAATACCGCGACCAGCTGGATATTCCTGTGGCAAGGCTCCGAAAGGAATTGTAG
- the asnS gene encoding asparagine--tRNA ligase, producing the protein MEKQTIKDILSGYKSLLHHDITVQGWVRAFRSNRFIALNDGSTIKNLQVVVDFEKFDEELIKNINTAASLKVTGEVVESQGAGQSVEIIAKKIEILGDHFFEELQSTILQPKKHSLEKLREQAHLRFRTNLFGAVFRVRSAVSFAIHQFFNQHQFFYINTPIITGADAEGAGEMFGVSSFDLNALPKDESGAVDFSQDFFGKKTNLTVSGQLEGETAAMGLGRIYTFGPTFRAENSNTTRHLAEFWMVEPEVAFNDLEDNIDLAEQFLKYVIQYVLDHCQDDLAFLDQRFAEEQKQKPEKDRAKEGLIEKLENIVKKRFKRVSYTEAVEILLNSKENKKGKFQFPIEGWGADLQSEHERYLVEKHFECPVVLFDYPKDIKAFYMRLNEDQKTVAAMDVLFPGIGEIIGGSQREERIEVLRQKMQEMNVDEHELWWYMDTRKFGSVPHSGFGLGLERLVLFVTGMSNIRDVIPFPRTPKNAEF; encoded by the coding sequence ATGGAAAAACAAACGATAAAAGACATACTTAGCGGCTACAAAAGCCTACTCCATCATGATATTACCGTGCAAGGTTGGGTGCGCGCCTTTCGCTCTAACCGCTTTATTGCGCTGAACGATGGCTCCACCATTAAGAACCTCCAAGTGGTGGTAGATTTTGAAAAATTTGATGAAGAACTGATTAAAAATATCAACACTGCAGCATCGTTAAAAGTGACTGGCGAGGTGGTAGAAAGCCAAGGCGCAGGGCAATCGGTGGAGATTATCGCTAAGAAAATAGAGATTTTAGGCGACCATTTTTTTGAGGAATTGCAATCCACCATTTTGCAGCCTAAAAAACACTCTTTGGAAAAACTTAGAGAACAAGCCCACCTAAGGTTTAGAACCAATTTGTTCGGGGCGGTGTTCCGTGTGCGGAGTGCCGTAAGCTTCGCGATACACCAATTTTTTAACCAGCATCAGTTTTTCTACATCAACACGCCTATAATCACAGGTGCCGATGCAGAGGGCGCTGGCGAGATGTTCGGCGTGAGCAGCTTTGACCTTAACGCCCTGCCGAAAGATGAAAGTGGCGCAGTAGATTTCAGCCAAGATTTCTTTGGTAAGAAAACCAACTTGACCGTTTCTGGACAGCTGGAAGGCGAAACTGCCGCGATGGGCTTAGGGCGCATCTACACTTTTGGACCTACTTTTAGAGCCGAAAATTCCAATACCACAAGGCACCTCGCCGAGTTTTGGATGGTGGAACCCGAAGTCGCATTTAACGATTTAGAAGACAACATCGATTTGGCAGAGCAGTTTTTAAAATATGTGATCCAATATGTGCTGGACCACTGCCAAGATGATTTAGCCTTTTTAGACCAGCGTTTTGCCGAGGAACAAAAGCAAAAACCAGAGAAAGACAGAGCCAAAGAAGGCTTGATAGAAAAGCTGGAAAACATCGTGAAAAAACGCTTCAAGCGCGTGAGCTACACCGAGGCAGTGGAGATTTTACTCAACTCTAAGGAGAACAAAAAAGGCAAATTTCAATTCCCGATAGAGGGTTGGGGCGCAGATCTACAGTCTGAGCACGAGCGCTATTTGGTGGAAAAACATTTTGAGTGCCCTGTGGTACTTTTTGACTATCCTAAAGACATCAAAGCATTCTATATGCGCCTAAACGAAGACCAAAAAACGGTGGCGGCTATGGATGTTTTATTCCCAGGCATTGGCGAGATTATTGGCGGTTCTCAGCGGGAAGAGCGTATAGAAGTCCTCAGACAAAAAATGCAAGAAATGAATGTAGATGAGCACGAATTATGGTGGTATATGGACACTCGCAAATTCGGTTCTGTGCCACATTCGGGCTTTGGGTTAGGGTTAGAGCGCTTGGTACTTTTCGTAACGGGAATGTCCAACATTAGAGATGTCATCCCTTTCCCAAGAACCCCTAAAAATGCTGAATTTTAA
- a CDS encoding T9SS-dependent choice-of-anchor J family protein, whose translation MKKLWIVALGLSLGSAHAQSFQENFDGLGVGLSQWVLYSDGGVPAEAVKDYQEPWVEKDMRLYNLNLFKKYAISTSYYEDEKQQADRWMVSPKIKITQDNHTLYWEEYGVDPYSPDAFKILIAENGGTTKADFTKEIYTTDQASDRPTFKSVDLQDYIGKEVRVAFVNHSLQGFLLGIDNIYVGGSGIENPNLLDYSAQSPSAIEMKWYGSKDVELYLGEYNHVPQPADQGIKVKNDYTVIDQLPAGTLWHAYIKDNKENAMWIGPYPVATAYQLPYSQDFEGDLLKGNIYVEEFSVVENKFFENGGQRSMLATSDPDDVTIKQFYLPSVFIPKGKQVNIKFDMLHLNNLAEPTVSLVTYDVRGNRFSYLWTTKIKDIDTAVTINEPIGTFQEDGTYHLALLYSTNYNETEDYNVLYIDNLQIGTPEELAVKEAAAAPEVHLYPNPATSEFRLSNADEVLSVEIYTVDGKRLSQQKASTSYSVADLPKGLYLVKINTKKGTVTQKLIKK comes from the coding sequence ATGAAAAAACTATGGATTGTGGCATTGGGGCTTTCGTTAGGTAGCGCCCATGCACAGAGTTTTCAAGAAAATTTTGATGGTTTAGGCGTGGGGCTATCCCAGTGGGTCCTCTACAGTGATGGCGGCGTGCCTGCAGAAGCTGTAAAAGACTACCAAGAGCCGTGGGTAGAAAAAGATATGAGGCTCTACAACCTCAACCTGTTTAAAAAATACGCCATCTCTACCTCTTATTATGAAGATGAAAAGCAGCAGGCAGACCGCTGGATGGTTTCCCCAAAAATCAAGATTACACAAGACAACCATACCCTCTATTGGGAAGAGTACGGCGTGGATCCCTATAGCCCAGATGCGTTTAAAATCCTTATCGCAGAAAATGGCGGTACCACAAAGGCAGATTTTACCAAAGAAATCTATACCACAGACCAAGCCAGCGACCGCCCGACTTTTAAAAGTGTAGATTTACAAGACTACATCGGGAAGGAGGTAAGGGTGGCTTTCGTAAATCATTCACTGCAAGGCTTCCTCTTGGGGATTGACAACATCTATGTAGGCGGCAGCGGCATTGAAAATCCTAATCTCTTGGATTATAGCGCCCAGAGCCCGAGCGCCATTGAGATGAAATGGTATGGCAGTAAAGATGTAGAGCTCTACCTTGGAGAGTACAACCATGTGCCCCAACCCGCAGATCAAGGCATCAAAGTGAAAAATGATTACACCGTAATAGACCAACTGCCGGCAGGAACGCTCTGGCACGCCTACATTAAGGATAATAAGGAAAACGCAATGTGGATAGGACCTTATCCAGTGGCTACCGCCTATCAACTGCCTTATAGTCAAGATTTTGAAGGCGATTTATTGAAAGGCAACATCTATGTAGAAGAGTTTTCTGTGGTGGAGAATAAGTTTTTTGAAAACGGCGGACAGCGCTCTATGTTAGCCACTTCGGACCCTGATGATGTTACGATAAAACAATTCTATCTGCCCTCGGTATTCATCCCAAAAGGAAAGCAGGTGAACATAAAATTTGATATGCTACACCTGAATAATTTAGCAGAGCCTACCGTTTCTCTCGTGACTTATGATGTGCGTGGCAACCGCTTTAGCTACCTCTGGACTACCAAGATTAAAGATATAGACACCGCGGTGACCATCAATGAGCCTATTGGCACCTTTCAAGAAGATGGCACCTATCACTTGGCGTTGCTCTATTCTACCAATTATAACGAAACAGAGGATTATAATGTCTTATATATAGACAACCTCCAAATAGGCACGCCAGAAGAGTTGGCGGTAAAAGAGGCAGCGGCTGCGCCAGAGGTACATTTATACCCGAATCCTGCCACTTCAGAATTTAGACTTTCAAACGCCGATGAGGTGCTGTCTGTAGAAATCTACACCGTTGATGGCAAGCGGCTTTCTCAGCAAAAAGCGAGCACTTCCTATTCTGTAGCGGACTTACCTAAAGGGCTTTATTTGGTGAAAATCAATACTAAAAAAGGCACGGTAACCCAAAAGCTCATCAAGAAATAA
- a CDS encoding IS982 family transposase — MNNLIQNYKIILKELKETCKNIPTKKKIRKPKLSDMELVALNITAEYMSINSELQLFRCIAGTELDSKIERSVYNKRKRKLFSYIEKIRKTLSEKFSDFTDVFIVDSTPIEICKVSRAHRSAICSTDEIHPSFGYCAAKKSKYFGYKLHAVCDKNGIFHSFDFTPANVHDVNYLKDIKEDFKNCELIGDRGYISKEIQLDLFNCSNINLSVPMRKNQHDFVAFPKVKSRIRKRIETNFSQLCGQFLMGINLAKTFQGFITRILSKITSFTMIQYLNFFVFKRDLNKIKVNLC, encoded by the coding sequence ATGAACAATCTTATACAAAACTACAAAATTATTTTGAAAGAACTGAAAGAAACTTGCAAAAATATTCCTACTAAAAAGAAAATCCGAAAACCGAAATTGTCTGATATGGAATTAGTGGCACTGAATATTACCGCAGAATATATGTCAATAAACTCTGAGCTTCAGCTATTTAGATGCATCGCTGGAACAGAATTAGACAGCAAAATAGAAAGAAGCGTTTACAACAAAAGAAAACGAAAACTTTTTTCATACATCGAAAAAATAAGGAAGACCCTAAGTGAAAAATTCTCAGATTTTACCGATGTTTTTATCGTAGATTCAACCCCTATTGAAATTTGTAAAGTGAGTAGAGCCCATCGTTCCGCCATCTGCTCCACCGATGAAATACACCCCTCATTTGGGTATTGTGCTGCCAAAAAATCAAAGTATTTTGGGTACAAACTTCATGCGGTTTGCGACAAAAATGGCATCTTTCATTCCTTTGATTTTACACCTGCTAATGTCCATGATGTCAACTACCTGAAAGACATCAAAGAAGACTTTAAAAACTGTGAGTTAATCGGGGATAGAGGCTATATCAGCAAGGAAATTCAACTGGATTTATTTAACTGTTCTAACATCAATTTATCCGTTCCGATGCGGAAAAACCAGCATGATTTTGTAGCGTTTCCAAAAGTCAAATCAAGAATTAGAAAACGTATTGAGACGAATTTTTCCCAGCTGTGCGGACAGTTTTTAATGGGCATCAACTTAGCCAAAACTTTTCAGGGATTCATTACAAGAATACTGTCAAAAATCACTTCTTTTACCATGATTCAGTATCTCAATTTTTTCGTATTCAAGAGAGATTTGAACAAAATTAAAGTGAATTTGTGCTAA
- a CDS encoding FMN-binding glutamate synthase family protein, with the protein MRKQFIYWGLLLLIVVWAVALWLKAYYWLGTLLTIIYAVGIYNTYQTKHAILRNFPVLGYFRYFFESISPEMQQYFIERETDGKPFPRNQRSAVYRRSKNISDTVAFGTQLEINNRKYEGVKHSIYAKAPKEELPRVLVGGKDCKQPYSASLLNISAMSFGALSDRAQIALNRGAKKGKFFHNTGEGGISPYHLEGGDLCWQIGTGYFGCRDEHGHFNPALYEKYANLPNVKMVELKLSQGAKPGHGGVLPAAKNTPEIAAIRHVKPGITVLSPQGHSAFSDAEGLLRFIKQLRDLSNGKPVGFKLCIGETKEFEEICEKMKQLDIYPDFITIDGAEGGTGAAPPEFSDGVGMPLEPALIFVNNTLENYGIRKEMKLIASGKVLTALDILRALAMGADMCNNARGFMFSLGCIQALRCNTNACPTGVATQNKMLIKGLDVTDKSERVYHFHKNTLHTCNELIAAAGKESYDEVDASMFMRGDEFEHLSDLYFPDVLSSVVRR; encoded by the coding sequence ATGAGAAAACAATTTATTTACTGGGGGCTGTTGTTGCTCATCGTAGTGTGGGCGGTGGCTTTATGGCTGAAGGCTTATTATTGGCTGGGGACATTGCTCACCATTATTTATGCCGTGGGGATTTATAACACCTACCAAACCAAGCACGCTATTCTTAGAAATTTCCCTGTGCTGGGCTATTTTAGGTACTTTTTTGAAAGTATTTCTCCAGAGATGCAGCAATATTTTATTGAAAGAGAGACTGATGGCAAGCCTTTCCCAAGAAACCAACGCTCGGCAGTGTACCGCAGGAGCAAGAATATTAGTGATACGGTGGCTTTCGGGACACAGTTAGAAATCAACAATAGAAAATACGAGGGTGTTAAGCACTCCATCTACGCCAAGGCGCCTAAAGAAGAGCTACCGCGCGTTTTGGTGGGCGGTAAAGATTGCAAACAGCCTTATAGCGCCTCGTTGCTTAATATTTCAGCGATGAGCTTTGGGGCGTTGAGCGACCGCGCACAGATTGCCCTAAACCGAGGGGCTAAAAAGGGCAAGTTCTTCCATAACACAGGTGAAGGAGGCATCTCGCCTTACCATTTAGAGGGCGGCGATTTATGCTGGCAGATAGGAACAGGCTATTTTGGCTGTAGAGATGAGCACGGGCATTTTAATCCAGCGCTTTACGAAAAATACGCCAACCTTCCGAATGTGAAAATGGTAGAGCTAAAGCTTTCCCAAGGGGCAAAACCTGGGCACGGTGGCGTGTTGCCAGCGGCTAAAAACACACCAGAGATTGCCGCGATACGGCATGTAAAACCAGGCATTACCGTGCTCTCTCCACAAGGGCACTCTGCGTTTTCTGATGCGGAGGGCTTGTTAAGATTTATTAAACAACTCCGAGACCTGAGCAACGGCAAGCCTGTAGGCTTTAAGCTCTGCATTGGCGAAACCAAGGAGTTTGAGGAAATCTGCGAAAAGATGAAACAACTGGACATCTACCCAGATTTTATTACCATAGATGGCGCCGAAGGCGGCACAGGAGCGGCACCACCAGAGTTTTCAGATGGGGTAGGGATGCCGCTGGAGCCAGCCCTTATTTTTGTGAACAATACTTTAGAAAATTATGGCATCCGTAAGGAGATGAAGTTGATCGCCAGCGGTAAGGTGCTCACAGCGTTGGATATTCTAAGAGCTTTGGCGATGGGCGCAGATATGTGCAACAATGCCCGAGGCTTTATGTTCTCGTTGGGTTGTATTCAGGCACTGCGTTGTAATACTAATGCGTGTCCTACGGGCGTTGCCACACAGAACAAAATGCTAATCAAAGGTTTGGATGTGACCGATAAAAGCGAGCGTGTGTACCATTTCCATAAAAATACGCTACACACTTGTAATGAGCTGATTGCGGCGGCGGGCAAAGAATCTTATGATGAAGTAGACGCCTCTATGTTTATGCGAGGTGATGAGTTTGAACACCTCTCTGATCTCTACTTCCCAGATGTGCTCTCCAGTGTGGTGCGGCGGTAG
- a CDS encoding DUF493 domain-containing protein, translating into MIEVFEDEQGQSPEQFYASLKEKLNEVHQFPTEYLFKFIIPNDAAKLTEIYKVFDETQNTVSTRESKNGKYISASIQAFVLDSEQVINLYKAVEKIDGVMML; encoded by the coding sequence ATGATAGAAGTTTTTGAAGACGAACAAGGGCAAAGCCCAGAGCAATTTTATGCCTCGTTAAAGGAAAAATTGAATGAAGTACACCAATTCCCTACGGAATATTTATTCAAATTCATCATCCCGAATGATGCGGCTAAACTTACCGAAATTTATAAAGTATTTGATGAAACTCAAAATACCGTTTCTACCCGTGAGAGCAAAAACGGAAAGTACATCTCTGCCAGCATTCAGGCTTTTGTATTAGACTCTGAACAAGTGATCAACCTCTACAAAGCGGTAGAAAAAATAGATGGCGTGATGATGCTCTAA
- the pheS gene encoding phenylalanine--tRNA ligase subunit alpha, with product MLENIESYLAEVAAFESANPEEIEQFRIKFNGKKGILNAIFEAFKQVPNDQKKVYGQKINSLKQAVAEKLDSLKTENAAIVAVSREDLTRPGYPLELGTRHPINLVKNKIIDIFKSIGFAVADGPEIEDDWHNFTALNLPEYHPARDMQDTFFIEQNPDVLLRTHTSSVQIRYMENNEPPMRILSPGRVFRNEAISSRSHCIFHQIEGLYIDAGVSFADLKQTIQYFTKELFGKSKIRMRPSYFPFTEPSAEVDVYWGLNSETDYRITKGTGWLEIMGCGMVDPAVLKNVDINPDKYNGYAFGMGIERIVMLLYQMSDIRMFFENDIRMLEQFKAL from the coding sequence ATGTTAGAAAACATTGAGTCTTATTTAGCAGAAGTCGCAGCGTTTGAGTCTGCCAACCCTGAAGAAATAGAGCAATTTAGAATAAAATTTAACGGTAAAAAGGGGATTTTAAACGCCATTTTTGAGGCTTTTAAACAAGTCCCTAACGACCAAAAGAAAGTCTACGGACAGAAAATCAACAGCTTAAAACAAGCGGTTGCCGAAAAATTAGACAGCCTAAAAACCGAGAATGCAGCCATTGTGGCGGTCAGCAGAGAAGACCTTACCCGCCCAGGTTATCCACTGGAACTTGGCACGCGCCATCCCATCAATTTGGTGAAGAATAAGATTATAGACATCTTTAAATCCATTGGTTTTGCGGTGGCAGATGGTCCAGAGATTGAGGACGATTGGCATAACTTTACCGCCCTTAACCTTCCAGAATACCACCCTGCCCGAGATATGCAGGATACTTTCTTTATCGAGCAAAACCCTGATGTTTTACTCAGAACGCACACTTCATCTGTGCAGATTCGGTATATGGAAAACAATGAACCTCCGATGCGAATTTTGTCCCCAGGGCGCGTTTTCAGAAATGAAGCCATCTCCTCGCGGTCACATTGTATTTTCCATCAGATAGAGGGTTTGTATATAGATGCAGGCGTGAGTTTTGCGGATTTAAAACAGACCATTCAGTATTTCACTAAGGAATTATTTGGAAAGTCTAAAATACGGATGCGTCCGTCGTATTTCCCATTTACAGAGCCCAGCGCAGAGGTGGATGTTTATTGGGGACTCAACTCAGAAACCGATTACCGTATTACCAAAGGAACGGGTTGGTTAGAGATTATGGGCTGCGGTATGGTAGACCCTGCGGTGCTCAAGAATGTAGATATTAACCCTGATAAATACAACGGCTACGCCTTTGGAATGGGCATAGAGCGCATTGTGATGCTCCTTTATCAAATGAGCGATATCCGTATGTTTTTTGAAAACGATATCCGAATGCTGGAACAATTTAAGGCATTATAA
- the purH gene encoding bifunctional phosphoribosylaminoimidazolecarboxamide formyltransferase/IMP cyclohydrolase, which produces MKRALISVSDKTGLTEFATFLEAQNYQLISTGGTFKHLKEAGLSPISIDEVTAFPEMLDGRVKTLHPKVHGGLLAVRTNEEHMETVKAHQIDLIDMVVVNLYPFFENAKAELSLAEKVEFIDIGGPSMLRSAAKNFSAVTVITDVTDYAKVQAEIAQYGDTQEATRKTLAGKVFNLTSAYDAAIAQLLLDEEYPKYLNASYQKVADLRYGENPHQSAAYYVSTVENGAMKDFEQLGGKELSFNNLRDMDLCWKVVKEFKNELACCAVKHSTPCGVAIGKTPLETYQNAFACDPISIFGGIVAVNYKVDRATAEELNKTFLEIVMAPDFDEEALAVLGQKKNLRIIKIKNPVADQQVWVKIDGGMLVQNADNQFSEDIRVVTETQPTEAQREALLFAQRVVKYVKSNAIVVSNGTQALGIGGGQVNRIWATQQAIERAQAKFSGDLVLASDAFFPFRDVVDTCAEAGIRAIIQPGGSMRDEESIQAANEHHIPMLFTGMRHFFH; this is translated from the coding sequence ATGAAAAGAGCACTTATTTCTGTATCGGACAAAACAGGACTCACCGAATTTGCCACCTTTTTGGAGGCTCAGAACTACCAACTGATTTCCACTGGCGGCACTTTCAAACATTTAAAAGAAGCGGGCTTATCGCCCATTTCCATTGATGAAGTAACGGCATTTCCAGAAATGTTAGACGGCAGGGTTAAAACCTTGCACCCCAAAGTTCACGGGGGATTGTTGGCGGTGCGCACCAATGAGGAGCATATGGAGACCGTAAAAGCCCACCAGATAGACCTTATCGATATGGTGGTGGTTAATCTGTATCCGTTTTTTGAGAATGCTAAAGCGGAACTATCTTTGGCAGAAAAAGTGGAGTTTATAGACATTGGCGGGCCTTCTATGTTGCGCTCTGCCGCTAAGAACTTTAGCGCCGTTACTGTGATTACCGATGTTACCGATTACGCCAAAGTACAGGCTGAAATAGCACAATATGGCGATACCCAAGAGGCAACCAGAAAAACTCTGGCAGGAAAAGTGTTCAACCTCACTTCCGCTTATGATGCGGCGATTGCTCAGTTGCTGTTAGATGAAGAATATCCGAAATACCTCAATGCCTCTTATCAGAAGGTGGCAGATTTAAGGTATGGCGAAAATCCGCACCAGTCGGCGGCGTATTATGTGTCTACCGTAGAAAATGGCGCAATGAAAGATTTTGAGCAATTGGGAGGTAAAGAGTTATCCTTCAATAACCTACGGGATATGGATTTATGCTGGAAAGTGGTCAAGGAGTTTAAAAACGAATTGGCGTGCTGTGCCGTTAAACATTCCACACCTTGTGGCGTAGCGATAGGGAAAACGCCTTTGGAAACTTACCAAAACGCCTTTGCCTGCGACCCGATTTCCATTTTTGGAGGCATCGTGGCGGTTAATTATAAAGTAGACCGAGCCACTGCGGAAGAGCTCAACAAAACTTTCTTAGAAATAGTAATGGCGCCAGATTTTGATGAAGAAGCGTTGGCAGTGCTTGGACAAAAGAAAAATTTGAGGATTATCAAAATTAAAAACCCCGTGGCAGACCAGCAAGTTTGGGTGAAGATAGATGGCGGTATGTTGGTGCAAAATGCAGATAATCAATTCTCTGAAGACATCAGAGTGGTAACCGAGACGCAGCCTACCGAGGCACAGCGCGAAGCTTTGCTCTTTGCACAGCGGGTGGTTAAGTATGTGAAATCCAATGCTATTGTGGTGAGCAATGGGACTCAGGCGCTGGGTATTGGCGGCGGTCAGGTCAATCGGATTTGGGCAACGCAGCAAGCTATAGAAAGAGCCCAAGCGAAATTTAGCGGCGATTTGGTGTTGGCATCAGATGCTTTTTTTCCTTTCCGAGATGTGGTGGACACTTGTGCAGAAGCGGGAATCCGCGCTATTATCCAGCCTGGAGGCAGTATGAGAGATGAAGAAAGCATCCAAGCGGCGAACGAGCACCATATCCCGATGCTGTTTACAGGAATGAGACATTTTTTCCATTAA